The following nucleotide sequence is from Saccharothrix texasensis.
TGTGCCGCTCACGACGAGGCATCCATCCCAGCCGTCCCATTGCTGGTCAGAGCGGAACGGCACGAAATCGTAGGACAACCGAGCCGTCCCAGCGAAAACAGCCGTCCCATCCTGGCCGGCACTGGGACGGCTGGGATGCCTGCCCTCATGCATGGTCGCCAGCACCACCAGATGTATACAAAGGAGGGGTTGGCATGAAGCGTGCTGGGCGGAATGGCGCAGCAGGACCAGTGCATCCGTCCTGTCTCGTGACAGGCTTGACCTGCGACCTCTTCGTCCCGAAGCAATGTTCGCGAGTTAAGAACCTCCCTGTTCCCGCAGTTGAAGGCAGGTATGACGTCCGTGGATGTCCGGCTACATGCGCGCCTGTCTGCCTCGGTTGTCACGCAGTTGGTCGCTCAGTCGCGGTAAAGCTGCTTGGCTGCGTCGGCGCGTTCCTGCTCTGCCAGCAGAACGCCCAGGTTGTTGAGGGCGTCGGTGTTGCCTGCGTCGATGGCGCGGCGGAAGTGGTCTTCGGCTTCGTCGGCGCGTTCCTGCTCCGCCAGCAGAACGCCCAGGTTGTTGAGGGCGTCGGTGTTGCCTGCGTCGGCGCACACGATCGACCTGCTGTTCGTGCCGGTCATCCTCGTTCCCGCGGTGCTGGCGTGGTCGGCGATCGCCGGGTTCGGCCACGACCTGTACGGCGCGCCGGGTTGGACCATGCCGCTGTACTCCGAGGCGGCTATGTGGGCGTTCGCGTTCGCCCTGGCCGCCGCCCGCCGCGCCGGCCGCCCGGTACGTCGACTGCTGGTCGGGCTGTGGTTCTCCGCCGCCGTGTCCGCGACCCTGGCGTTCCTGCACGGCGTCACCGCCGACGGCGGCAGCCTCACCGACGGCGTCGTGATGGCCATCGTCGCGGTCGGCGGGGTGGTGGTGCACCAGCTGGTGGACACCGCCGCCACCGCCCCGGCGCGCCGGTCCCGGGAGCAGCGCGCCGCCGACCGGTTGCAGCGCCTCGCGGGCAAGCGGGTGGCTGCGGTGCGCCGGGCCGCGCTGCGTCAGGCCGCCGCCGAGCTGGCCGCCGACGGCACCGCCATCCTCGTGCACCGCCCCGGCACGGTCACCCTGCGCCGCCGCTTCGGCCGCGTGCGCCTGGTGCCCACCACCCTGGCCGGACTACCCGTCATCACCACCGACACCGACGGCGGTATCGGTGAGGCCCTGGCCGCCGAGATCGGCGAATACCTGACCGCCCTCCCCGCCCTTCCCGCGCCGCACGCCGACACCACCGCCCCGACCACCCTCGACCGGCCCGACACCGCCCCGGCCACGGGTGCGCCGTCGAGCGCGCACCGGCCGGGAAATGCGGAAACGACCACCGCACCCGACGCGGCGAAGATCGCGCGCTACGTGGGTCGCACCCGTGCCGCGATCGACGGCGGCAGGTTGCCGGAGCGGCCCTCGCAGACCGAGGTGCGCAAGTTTCTGCGTTGCCGTTCCGAGGACGCCGCCGCCGTGCACCGCGCCCTGTTTCCCACCCGTAATGACGGCCCCGATGAGGGCGGCACCCGACAGGAGGTGACGGCATGAACACCACCGCACACGAGCACCACGACGAGGACCACGCCGAGGACGGCGACCGGGAGCGCACCAACGTGGTGCACCTGCCCGTCCGCCGCACCGACACCACCCCCGACGCCGTCCCGGACGTGTACCCGGACGGGGTGGAACTGGACAGCGCGGTTGTCGGGGAGTTGCTGACCGATGCGGAGTCCGCCGAGCTGGACCGGCGGATGGCGGCGCAGAACGCGGCCCGCACGGCAGCCAGTGCGGTGGTCGCGGTCGTGCGCCACGAACGCACCCGCTCGATCGGCCGCACGGTGCGCCGCAACGCCGGCTACGCGGTGGCCGGTGCCCGCATCCGCCGCCAGGAGCGCCGCGCCCGCCGCAAGCACCTGGACTTGGAGCAGGCCATCACCACGTTGCGGGTCAACGCCAAGTCCGCCGACGACTTCCGGGTGCTCAAAGACCTTGAGGACGCGCTGGAACAGCGCCGTAACGGGTCGGCGCAGCGTGGCCGCGAACGTCGTATCGAGATCCTGCGGTGGTCCGGCGGCGTGGTGGTGCTGCTGGCCGGCGGGCACGTGCTGTTCCTCGGGTTCGCCGCCGCACAGGCCGTGATCGGCGCCGGATCGTTGACCGACCGGTGGAACGACGTCGTGCAGTTCTGGACCACGGTGGCCGACCTGTCCCCGGCCGGAAGCTACTGGTGGGCCTGGGCCATCACCGGCGCGGGCACCTGGGCGGCGCGCACCATCCCCGTGGGCCGTTCCCGCGGAACCCTGCCCATGTGGGCGGGTGAAGAGCAGACCGTCCCGGCCGACGGGCGCGACATCATCCCCGACGAGTCCGCCGTGTTGTCGGCGTTGCGGCACCTGTCCGGGCTGCCCGCGCTGCGGCAGGCGTTCAAGGAGGGCTGGGGACGCAGCATCACGCCGACGTGGGTGGCGCCGCCGCACCGCGACGGCAAGGGCTAACGGATGCAGTTGGTCATGCCCAAGGGCGTGCCGGTCGAGGAGATCGTCAAGCGCAAGACCGTGTTCGCCCACAACCTCGTGCGCCTGCCGGTCGAAGTCTGGCCGTCCGAACCCAAGGGACAGCCCGGTGTGCTGGACCTGTGGGTGGCCGACCAGGGCGCGCTGTCCGGCCCGGTGGAGCCGTGGCCGCTGCTGGACACCGACGGGCCCACGGACTACTTCGCCGGTCTGCCGGTGGGGATCAACATCCGGGGCGAGATCGTCCGGGCGCTGCTGTTCGAGAAGAACTACGCCGCCGCCGGAGTGATGGGGTCGGGCAAGTCGTCGCTGTTCATCACCCTGGTAGCCGGGGCGATCCTGGACCCGCTGGTCGAGGTGGACGTGTTCGTGCTGGCGGAGAACGCCGACTACGAGCCGATGAAACCGCGGCTGCGGACCCTG
It contains:
- a CDS encoding tetratricopeptide repeat protein → MTGTNSRSIVCADAGNTDALNNLGVLLAEQERADEAEDHFRRAIDAGNTDALNNLGVLLAEQERADAAKQLYRD